One window from the genome of Thalassospira xiamenensis M-5 = DSM 17429 encodes:
- the flhA gene encoding flagellar biosynthesis protein FlhA codes for MADGRDITPAGSDGSQGPQSAGGLNMAGIQSRVRSAMKRGDIAMALGFILILVVMMFPMPPWLLDFLLALSISFSVLILMTSLFIQKPLEFNSFPMILLVATSLRLALNIATTRLILGHGHEGTHAAGAVIEAFGSFLISGNFVIGIIVFAILVIINFVVITKGSGRIAEVAARFTLDAMPGKQMAIDADLSSGLINEAQAKARRKELEDESSFFGSMDGASKFVRGDAVAGILITFINVIGGIIIGTAQMGLSLAEATETYTILTVGDGLVSQIPALIVSTAAGLLVTKGGLDGATEKAVFGQVSNYPAALGVASAMMAGMSLLPGIPMVWFLGLAIVLGYLAWHLGRKQKEAAANAQMEEAQTAADAAGPPPEEPIANALRMDYVRLELGYGLLSLISTERGQKLTDQIKALRRQLATDMGFVMPSVRIQDNMQLPANTYVLRVKEIEAGRGDLRPNMLLVMDPRGEEITLAGEKTMEPTFNLPAMWIEQGMKEEAMFRGYTVVDPQTVITTHITEVIKDHMPELLSYAETQKLLDELDDDQKKLVEDIVPGQVSVGGVQRVLQNLLTERISIRDLPTILEGIAESTAFTRNPTFMTEHVRSRLARQLSDVNTNHDGVIPLVTLSPQWEQIFAESLVGSGEEKQLSIPPSQLQEFINKVRTTFERLGMMGESPVLLTSPGIRPYVRSIVERFRPTTVVMSQNEIHPKAQLKTMGQI; via the coding sequence ATGGCCGACGGTCGAGACATCACACCGGCAGGATCTGACGGGTCACAAGGCCCCCAAAGTGCGGGCGGCCTGAATATGGCTGGTATCCAGTCACGCGTCCGGTCGGCCATGAAACGTGGCGATATCGCCATGGCGCTTGGCTTCATCCTGATCCTTGTGGTCATGATGTTCCCGATGCCGCCCTGGCTACTCGACTTCCTGCTCGCCCTGTCGATCAGCTTCTCGGTGCTGATCCTGATGACGTCGCTATTCATCCAGAAACCTTTGGAATTCAACTCTTTCCCGATGATCCTGCTGGTCGCGACGTCGCTTCGACTGGCGCTAAACATTGCAACCACGCGTCTGATTCTGGGCCACGGACACGAAGGCACCCATGCTGCCGGTGCGGTGATCGAGGCATTCGGCAGTTTCCTGATCTCGGGCAATTTCGTGATCGGGATTATTGTTTTTGCCATCCTTGTGATCATCAACTTTGTGGTTATCACCAAGGGTTCCGGTCGTATCGCCGAAGTCGCTGCACGCTTCACCCTTGATGCCATGCCCGGTAAACAGATGGCGATTGACGCCGATCTGTCATCGGGTCTGATCAATGAAGCGCAGGCCAAGGCTCGCCGCAAGGAACTGGAAGACGAAAGCTCGTTCTTCGGTTCCATGGATGGTGCATCCAAATTCGTCCGCGGTGATGCGGTTGCTGGTATCCTGATTACCTTCATCAACGTGATCGGCGGCATTATTATCGGCACCGCCCAGATGGGCCTATCACTGGCCGAAGCCACTGAAACCTACACGATCCTGACTGTTGGCGATGGTCTGGTGTCGCAGATTCCCGCCCTGATCGTCTCGACGGCCGCTGGCCTTCTGGTCACCAAGGGCGGCCTTGACGGCGCAACTGAAAAGGCCGTTTTCGGACAGGTAAGCAATTACCCCGCAGCTCTTGGTGTTGCCTCGGCGATGATGGCCGGCATGTCGCTTTTGCCAGGTATTCCGATGGTCTGGTTCCTTGGTCTGGCGATTGTGCTGGGCTACCTTGCGTGGCATTTGGGCCGAAAACAGAAAGAAGCCGCCGCCAACGCCCAGATGGAAGAAGCCCAGACCGCCGCGGATGCCGCAGGCCCGCCACCCGAAGAACCGATCGCCAATGCGCTTCGCATGGATTATGTGCGGCTTGAACTGGGATATGGCCTGCTGTCGCTGATCAGCACCGAACGCGGCCAGAAACTGACCGATCAGATCAAGGCGCTACGCCGTCAGTTGGCGACCGATATGGGCTTTGTCATGCCCAGTGTGCGTATTCAAGACAATATGCAGCTTCCCGCCAACACCTATGTACTGCGCGTCAAGGAAATCGAGGCCGGCCGTGGCGACCTTCGCCCCAACATGCTGCTGGTCATGGATCCGCGCGGCGAGGAAATCACCCTTGCCGGTGAAAAAACCATGGAACCGACCTTCAACCTGCCAGCCATGTGGATCGAACAGGGCATGAAGGAAGAGGCCATGTTCCGTGGCTATACCGTTGTTGATCCGCAAACCGTGATCACCACCCATATTACCGAGGTGATCAAGGACCACATGCCCGAACTTCTGTCCTATGCCGAAACCCAGAAGCTTCTGGACGAGCTCGACGACGACCAGAAAAAACTGGTCGAAGACATCGTACCGGGTCAGGTTTCCGTTGGCGGGGTTCAGCGCGTTCTGCAAAACCTTCTGACCGAACGCATATCGATCCGCGATCTGCCGACCATTCTTGAAGGAATTGCGGAATCCACCGCCTTTACGCGTAATCCGACCTTCATGACCGAACATGTGCGTTCCCGCCTGGCACGACAGTTGTCGGATGTGAATACCAACCATGATGGCGTGATCCCGCTGGTGACCCTGTCACCGCAGTGGGAACAGATATTTGCCGAAAGTCTGGTCGGCTCTGGCGAGGAAAAGCAACTTTCGATCCCGCCAAGCCAGCTTCAGGAATTTATCAACAAGGTTCGCACCACGTTCGAGCGACTTGGCATGATGGGCGAAAGCCCGGTTCTTTTGACCAGTCCCGGCATTCGTCCCTATGTCCGATCCATTGTCGAACGATTCCGGCCCACCACGGTTGTCATGTCGCAAAATGAAATTCATCCCAAGGCCCAACTCAAAACCATGGGGCAGATATGA
- a CDS encoding sigma-54-dependent transcriptional regulator: MQVLIVGGLGGQIGAASKIAMARGATVQLAESVTTSLNILRAGNRIDLVMADITLDVAALIEAMHRERINVPVVACGIGNDVNGAVNAIKAGAQEFIPLPPEADLIAAIFEAVTEESHALIHRDARMAETLRLATQVANSSASILITGESGTGKEIISRFVHRKSNRADKPFVAVNCAAIPDNLLESELFGHEKGAFTGAQARRIGKFEEANGGTLLLDEISEMDVRLQAKLLRAIQEKEIDRLGGKSPVKVDVRILATSNRNLEAEVNAGNFREDLYFRLNVVNLDIPSLRERPDDIPVLAEFFVKKYSEANDVPIRPISPLAITRLRSHHWRGNVRELENTMHRAVLIAGPTEIGPEAIMLSGAGSSEPGWQSAPPPETAAPAPAPSQPAPSAPSRASSAYANANAAYGGAAYRPVPPAQQAPYAPAPLPDHHDDYAAPCPAAPIDHDADSADQTNADSSVTAALVGRTVADVERDLIIDTLKHCFGNRTHAANILGISIRTLRNKLRQYTDEGLAVPQPGNGQD; encoded by the coding sequence ATGCAGGTATTGATCGTTGGTGGACTGGGCGGTCAGATCGGCGCAGCCAGCAAGATCGCGATGGCACGCGGCGCAACAGTCCAGTTGGCCGAAAGTGTCACGACATCGCTGAATATCCTGCGCGCAGGCAACCGGATCGATCTTGTCATGGCTGACATCACCCTTGATGTTGCAGCCTTGATCGAAGCCATGCATCGTGAACGGATCAATGTCCCGGTTGTCGCGTGTGGCATCGGCAATGACGTCAATGGTGCGGTCAATGCCATCAAGGCCGGTGCCCAGGAATTCATCCCCCTGCCCCCCGAAGCCGACCTGATTGCCGCCATCTTCGAGGCCGTCACCGAAGAAAGCCATGCCCTGATCCATCGCGATGCCCGCATGGCGGAAACCCTTCGTCTCGCAACCCAGGTCGCCAACAGTTCCGCCTCCATCCTGATTACGGGCGAAAGCGGTACCGGCAAGGAAATCATCTCGCGCTTTGTTCATCGTAAATCCAACCGGGCGGACAAACCATTCGTTGCCGTGAACTGTGCCGCGATTCCCGACAACCTTCTTGAATCCGAACTGTTTGGCCATGAAAAAGGTGCATTTACCGGCGCACAGGCCCGACGCATCGGAAAGTTTGAAGAAGCCAATGGCGGTACCCTTTTGCTTGATGAAATCAGCGAAATGGATGTCCGCCTTCAGGCAAAGCTGCTGCGCGCCATTCAGGAAAAGGAAATCGACCGTCTGGGCGGTAAAAGCCCGGTCAAGGTTGATGTCCGTATTCTTGCGACCTCGAACCGCAATCTTGAGGCCGAAGTCAATGCGGGCAACTTCCGTGAAGATCTTTATTTCCGCCTGAACGTCGTCAATCTCGATATTCCTTCGTTGCGCGAACGGCCTGACGATATTCCAGTTCTGGCGGAATTTTTTGTTAAAAAATATTCCGAAGCCAACGATGTACCGATCCGCCCGATCAGTCCGCTGGCAATCACGCGTTTGCGTAGCCATCATTGGCGTGGCAATGTTCGCGAACTTGAAAATACCATGCACCGCGCCGTCCTGATTGCCGGTCCGACGGAAATCGGCCCTGAAGCCATCATGCTTTCGGGTGCCGGAAGTAGCGAACCGGGCTGGCAGTCTGCTCCGCCCCCCGAAACAGCGGCACCTGCCCCGGCTCCTTCGCAGCCAGCCCCCAGTGCGCCGTCCCGCGCAAGTTCGGCCTATGCCAATGCCAATGCGGCTTATGGTGGTGCGGCCTATCGTCCGGTTCCCCCGGCACAGCAGGCACCATACGCACCTGCCCCGCTGCCTGATCATCACGACGATTATGCAGCACCCTGCCCGGCAGCACCGATCGACCATGATGCGGATAGCGCCGATCAAACCAACGCGGATTCATCGGTCACGGCAGCCCTGGTCGGTCGCACGGTTGCAGATGTCGAACGCGATCTGATCATCGATACGCTGAAACATTGCTTTGGCAACCGCACCCATGCGGCAAACATTCTCGGCATTTCGATCCGCACACTGCGCAACAAGCTTCGTCAATATACCGACGAAGGCCTTGCCGTGCCGCAACCTGGCAATGGTCAGGACTGA
- a CDS encoding motility protein A, which translates to MADGGTKTSFDIATVAGLAIGFALIIAAIVLGGSPGAFIDIPSVLIVIGGTAAITAVCFALGEFLGAGKVLMRTIFHKSRNPADAALQILQLAEIARKGGVLSLQGHLDSLQSEEYLWKGLSLVVDGTPPEEVEAIMRKDMNATIGRHQKGANIMKKAGDIAPAMGLIGTLIGLVQMLGNLDDPSSIGPSMAVALLTTFYGAVLANMVFMPLAAKLERNSGEEELLNSVYMVGAVSIGRQENPRRLEMLINSILPPSKRVSYFD; encoded by the coding sequence ATGGCGGACGGGGGGACTAAAACGTCGTTTGATATCGCGACGGTTGCGGGGCTGGCTATTGGCTTCGCGCTTATTATCGCGGCGATCGTATTGGGGGGATCGCCCGGGGCATTTATTGATATTCCATCCGTTCTGATCGTGATCGGCGGCACGGCTGCGATTACCGCTGTGTGTTTTGCGCTGGGCGAATTCCTGGGGGCTGGCAAGGTTCTGATGCGCACGATTTTCCACAAATCGCGCAACCCTGCCGATGCTGCCCTGCAAATCCTGCAACTGGCTGAAATCGCCCGCAAAGGCGGGGTCCTATCGCTTCAGGGGCATCTCGACAGTCTGCAAAGCGAGGAATATCTTTGGAAGGGACTGTCGCTTGTCGTCGATGGCACACCACCCGAAGAAGTCGAAGCCATCATGCGCAAGGACATGAACGCCACCATCGGTCGCCACCAGAAAGGTGCGAACATCATGAAAAAGGCTGGCGATATCGCACCGGCCATGGGGCTGATCGGGACACTGATCGGTCTGGTGCAGATGCTTGGCAACCTTGATGACCCGTCCTCGATCGGGCCGTCCATGGCAGTTGCCCTTCTGACGACTTTCTATGGTGCTGTTCTGGCAAACATGGTTTTTATGCCGCTTGCTGCCAAACTTGAACGCAACTCGGGCGAAGAAGAACTTTTGAATTCGGTCTATATGGTGGGGGCCGTCTCCATCGGGCGACAGGAAAACCCCCGTCGTCTGGAAATGCTGATCAACTCCATCCTGCCCCCGTCAAAACGGGTCAGCTATTTCGATTGA
- the fliN gene encoding flagellar motor switch protein FliN, whose amino-acid sequence MADDDDLELSELDNDDIELEGEGTELLAAAEIGSDAMKTSKDLEAVYDIPVQVSAVLGKATMQVSQLLKLGRGAVVELDRKVGEAIDIYVNNRLVARGEVVVVEDRLGVTMTEIIKSEKN is encoded by the coding sequence ATGGCCGATGATGACGATCTTGAACTCTCGGAACTCGATAATGATGATATCGAGCTAGAGGGCGAAGGTACCGAACTTCTGGCCGCCGCCGAGATCGGCAGCGATGCCATGAAGACCTCCAAGGATCTCGAAGCGGTTTACGACATTCCCGTTCAGGTTTCGGCAGTCCTTGGAAAAGCAACCATGCAGGTAAGCCAGCTGCTAAAACTGGGGCGTGGCGCAGTGGTAGAGCTTGACCGCAAGGTTGGGGAAGCTATTGATATTTATGTAAACAACCGTCTGGTCGCACGCGGCGAAGTGGTGGTTGTCGAAGACCGTCTGGGGGTAACCATGACGGAAATCATCAAGTCCGAGAAAAACTAG
- a CDS encoding FliH/SctL family protein: MTAIEKFKFSLSFDDADNVIRSSGSDDEHYSLGKKKKKKEDEAPPPPPAVYTEEQAAQMIAEAEAAAREAADAEGFARGVEQGRAEIQSSLQQALTDTSARLAEKLAQIDEQQKRANARINEDAIHVAVGIMRKIAPAWSKQFELTEIESIVRQCLANLFDVPKVIVQVHPDISDMVSESVEKIAQSRGFSGKVAVVGEPDIDLGDCHVSWGDGTAVRETKRIWAEINDIVERVLQNHSEEHEFEENDMGDPDVQNTRLADLPPAPRPASPETPSAKPETTVSGHDLTPTYATEPDTSEMQATPTGDNYIRDGGTGSHQAGQPTGQIEEGHGTEQVNMPTSPKDDASHTQIRDEEKSDPRQQDGNPLQEDRKPDTRNETEADVTQEAQGSGDENGR, encoded by the coding sequence ATGACGGCCATTGAAAAATTCAAATTCTCGCTCAGTTTCGATGATGCCGATAACGTCATTCGTTCGTCCGGTTCGGATGATGAACATTATTCTCTGGGCAAAAAGAAAAAGAAGAAAGAGGACGAAGCCCCGCCTCCGCCTCCAGCGGTTTATACCGAAGAACAGGCCGCCCAGATGATTGCAGAGGCCGAGGCAGCTGCGCGCGAGGCAGCCGACGCAGAAGGCTTTGCGCGCGGTGTCGAGCAAGGCCGCGCGGAAATCCAGTCATCCCTGCAACAGGCTTTGACAGATACGTCCGCACGACTTGCCGAAAAACTTGCGCAAATTGACGAACAGCAGAAACGTGCCAATGCCCGCATCAACGAGGATGCCATTCATGTTGCCGTCGGCATCATGCGCAAAATCGCCCCGGCCTGGTCAAAACAGTTCGAACTGACTGAAATCGAAAGCATAGTCCGTCAGTGCCTTGCCAATCTGTTCGATGTTCCCAAGGTGATCGTTCAGGTCCACCCCGATATCAGCGACATGGTTTCCGAAAGTGTTGAAAAAATCGCACAGTCGCGGGGTTTTTCGGGTAAGGTCGCGGTTGTTGGCGAGCCCGATATTGATCTGGGTGACTGCCATGTATCGTGGGGTGACGGAACGGCTGTGCGGGAAACCAAACGCATCTGGGCCGAAATCAACGATATCGTCGAACGTGTCCTTCAAAATCATAGCGAGGAGCACGAGTTTGAAGAAAATGACATGGGCGATCCTGATGTCCAGAACACCCGGCTTGCTGACCTTCCGCCCGCCCCCCGCCCGGCAAGTCCAGAAACCCCGTCGGCGAAACCGGAAACAACCGTTTCGGGGCATGATTTGACACCAACCTATGCGACAGAACCTGATACTTCCGAAATGCAGGCCACCCCGACAGGTGATAATTATATCAGGGATGGTGGAACCGGATCACACCAAGCCGGTCAACCGACAGGCCAGATCGAAGAAGGTCATGGCACAGAACAGGTTAATATGCCAACATCCCCCAAGGATGATGCGTCGCACACTCAGATCCGGGATGAGGAGAAAAGCGATCCGCGACAACAGGATGGGAACCCGTTGCAGGAAGATCGCAAACCCGATACCCGGAACGAAACAGAAGCCGATGTGACGCAGGAAGCTCAAGGATCAGGAGACGAAAATGGCCGATGA
- the fliF gene encoding flagellar basal-body MS-ring/collar protein FliF has product MGGLLQTLKGLGPTRLMAISGVGVLLLVFFAFLILRVSAPNMELLYRDLNPADASQIVNRLEEQQVSYQLLNNGTEILVPADQVNRMRLSMAESGLPTGGSVGYEVFDSGSGLGATSFEQNINHVRALEGELARTIASIQSVQQARVHLVLPKRQMFSRETQEASASIAVKMAGGELKPEQVIAIQHLVAAAIPQLTPSKVSIIDERGRLLARGQGEEQSSTFLTQTADEMRIRNETRLRNTIEDLLSRSLGYGEVRAEVSVEMDFNKVTTADERFNPDERVVRSSQTIDENSTNTETDGADPVTLQNNLPDPNLNGGQGSGTSSQENRSEETVNYEISKTTTTKVKEIGEISRVTVAVLVDGTYTTDENGERVYQERSPEDLEKIAALVRSAIGYDPARSDQVEVINMQFADAADLFPDEDVETFLGLDKAEIFRIAEMLVLAIVAILVILLVVRPLLTRAFETLPNAADMAQNQLLADEMTADGTPALAGPSPVPMAPGMSDEGEELINLSMVEGRVKASSVKKIGEIVEKHPEEALAIIRNWLYQET; this is encoded by the coding sequence GTGGGCGGTTTATTGCAAACGCTTAAAGGTCTTGGACCGACACGCCTGATGGCCATCAGTGGCGTCGGGGTGTTGCTGCTTGTGTTTTTTGCATTCCTTATTCTGCGTGTTTCGGCACCGAATATGGAGTTGCTCTACCGTGATCTGAACCCGGCGGATGCAAGCCAGATCGTCAACCGTCTCGAAGAACAGCAGGTTTCCTACCAGCTTCTGAATAACGGCACCGAAATTCTTGTTCCCGCCGATCAGGTCAATCGTATGCGCCTGTCAATGGCGGAAAGCGGGTTGCCGACCGGCGGCTCCGTCGGGTACGAAGTGTTCGATAGTGGCAGCGGCCTTGGTGCAACAAGTTTCGAACAGAACATTAACCATGTTCGCGCCCTTGAGGGCGAATTGGCCCGTACCATAGCCTCCATACAGTCCGTTCAACAGGCCCGTGTACATCTGGTTTTGCCCAAACGTCAGATGTTCTCGCGCGAGACCCAGGAAGCCAGCGCATCAATTGCAGTTAAAATGGCCGGCGGGGAACTTAAACCCGAACAGGTTATAGCGATCCAGCATCTTGTTGCTGCGGCTATTCCCCAGCTGACACCAAGCAAGGTTTCCATCATTGATGAACGCGGCCGTCTTCTGGCGCGTGGTCAGGGTGAAGAACAATCTTCAACCTTCCTGACCCAGACCGCAGACGAGATGCGCATCCGCAACGAAACGCGTCTGCGCAACACGATCGAAGATCTTCTTTCCCGGTCCCTTGGTTATGGCGAAGTTCGTGCCGAGGTGTCGGTCGAAATGGACTTCAACAAGGTGACGACAGCGGACGAGCGATTTAATCCCGACGAACGGGTGGTGCGGTCCAGCCAGACCATTGACGAGAACTCGACCAATACTGAAACAGACGGCGCAGATCCGGTTACACTTCAGAACAACCTTCCTGACCCTAATCTTAATGGCGGTCAAGGTTCTGGAACCAGCAGCCAGGAGAACCGCTCGGAAGAAACCGTCAACTATGAGATTTCAAAAACGACCACGACCAAGGTCAAGGAAATCGGCGAAATTTCGCGAGTTACAGTGGCGGTTCTGGTCGATGGCACCTACACAACAGATGAAAATGGTGAACGCGTCTACCAAGAGCGATCACCGGAAGATTTGGAAAAAATAGCGGCGCTGGTACGCAGCGCAATCGGCTATGATCCTGCGCGCAGCGACCAGGTCGAAGTGATCAACATGCAGTTTGCCGACGCGGCAGACTTGTTCCCGGACGAAGATGTCGAAACGTTCCTTGGTCTTGATAAGGCCGAAATCTTCCGCATCGCGGAAATGCTGGTCCTGGCCATCGTTGCGATCCTAGTTATCCTGCTGGTGGTTCGCCCGCTTCTGACCCGTGCCTTCGAAACCCTGCCAAATGCAGCCGATATGGCACAAAATCAGCTGTTAGCCGACGAAATGACCGCCGACGGAACACCAGCTCTTGCGGGCCCATCACCGGTTCCAATGGCGCCGGGGATGAGTGATGAAGGCGAAGAACTGATCAACCTTTCGATGGTCGAGGGCCGGGTTAAAGCATCTTCGGTCAAGAAAATTGGTGAAATTGTCGAAAAGCACCCGGAAGAAGCTTTGGCGATCATTCGCAACTGGCTTTATCAGGAAACCTGA
- a CDS encoding flagellar hook protein FlgE: MISGVSGLNAQSQNLGVISDNISNMNTIGYKRTLGRFSTLVTESATPTRYTPGGVRFHPTAMISKQGLLQSSSSATSAAISGDGFFVVRDTATPNANDEVFFTRAGDFRPDDDGYLKNTAGFFVQGWATDRDGNLLDQLGNTTSSNSAAVGDLQVIDVNRILRASADTRNISIGGNLDADETPFAGGTDTSTTLGINGTTALAGQAGIAAGDSFDITVNGNTTTITITGTDTLNDIAAKISAIPGVNASATSTGTDDTLTITGPGDQNVTVTNNNNTPLTALGFAGPFPATLAATYTPGSIAAGTVDENTTMPITVYDSLGSAHTVNLRFLKVSQNRWAFELTGQTTAGNLDPSAHPNGLIQSGYLNFDGDGVISSFTDSTGASLIDQPLSITYTNGSNASEITLDLGNPGVGNGITQKGGGVDANGNLVSYSTDFINQDGAGAGSQVGYGFSSDGFLEVQFANGVKRPMFKLAIATFEAPDELGAESGNVYRQTRDSGDYVLREPGIDGAGKVVASALEGSNVDLAEEFTNMIVTQRAYSANTKTITTTDEMLDELIRVKR, encoded by the coding sequence ATGATTTCCGGTGTTTCCGGTTTGAACGCTCAGAGCCAGAATCTTGGTGTGATTTCCGATAACATCTCCAACATGAATACGATCGGCTATAAAAGGACTCTCGGCCGGTTCTCGACACTTGTAACGGAATCCGCCACTCCGACCCGTTACACTCCTGGCGGTGTTCGCTTTCATCCAACAGCGATGATCAGCAAGCAGGGATTGCTGCAATCCTCTTCCTCGGCAACCTCTGCGGCGATCTCGGGAGATGGTTTCTTTGTCGTACGCGACACAGCAACGCCAAATGCGAATGACGAAGTATTCTTTACCCGTGCGGGCGACTTCAGACCTGACGATGACGGGTATCTGAAAAATACAGCCGGCTTCTTTGTACAGGGCTGGGCGACTGACCGAGACGGAAACCTTCTTGATCAACTAGGCAATACAACGTCTTCGAACAGCGCGGCCGTAGGCGACCTTCAAGTTATTGACGTAAACCGCATCCTGCGTGCCTCTGCCGATACCCGTAACATCAGCATTGGCGGTAACCTTGACGCCGACGAAACACCATTTGCCGGGGGTACCGATACCTCGACAACTCTGGGTATCAATGGGACCACAGCACTTGCTGGACAAGCGGGCATCGCCGCTGGTGACAGCTTTGACATTACGGTTAATGGCAACACGACGACAATTACGATTACTGGTACAGATACCCTGAACGATATCGCAGCAAAAATCAGTGCGATACCGGGAGTGAATGCATCGGCGACGTCGACAGGTACTGACGACACATTGACGATCACAGGCCCAGGTGATCAAAACGTTACTGTGACAAACAATAACAACACACCGCTGACTGCTCTTGGTTTTGCGGGGCCATTCCCGGCGACACTGGCCGCAACCTACACACCGGGTAGCATTGCCGCAGGGACTGTCGATGAAAACACCACAATGCCGATCACTGTTTATGACTCTCTGGGGTCTGCGCATACCGTTAACCTGCGCTTCCTCAAAGTATCACAGAACCGCTGGGCATTTGAACTTACAGGCCAAACAACGGCAGGAAACCTTGATCCATCGGCACACCCGAATGGTCTTATTCAGTCCGGTTACCTGAATTTCGACGGTGACGGCGTGATTTCCTCATTTACCGATTCCACCGGTGCAAGTTTGATCGATCAACCGCTCAGCATCACCTATACCAATGGCTCCAACGCATCGGAAATAACCCTTGATCTGGGTAATCCCGGCGTCGGTAACGGCATTACCCAGAAAGGTGGTGGTGTTGACGCAAACGGCAACCTGGTTTCCTATTCGACGGACTTTATCAATCAGGATGGTGCGGGTGCAGGTAGCCAAGTTGGCTATGGCTTCTCCAGCGACGGCTTCCTTGAAGTTCAGTTTGCCAACGGTGTTAAACGTCCGATGTTCAAGCTGGCCATTGCAACGTTTGAAGCGCCCGACGAACTCGGTGCTGAAAGTGGCAACGTATACCGTCAGACGCGTGATTCCGGTGACTATGTTCTGCGTGAACCAGGCATAGATGGTGCCGGTAAAGTGGTTGCTTCCGCACTTGAGGGTTCTAACGTAGACCTTGCTGAAGAATTCACCAATATGATCGTCACCCAGCGCGCCTATTCAGCGAACACCAAGACGATCACCACGACCGACGAAATGCTCGACGAACTGATCCGCGTCAAACGGTAA
- a CDS encoding flagellar hook assembly protein FlgD yields MTVSSLSNIGLSQADKNATSGASSQQLAANLDTFLTLLTTQLKNQDPTSPMETDKFTDQLSQFAQVEQGIQTNQNLEDLLSMQEQQRQLSALSYVGARIEAVGDTSWLEKDGSIDFKYNVSPADVPQVELQIVNQDGDTVYSKTVSDKSGLQDFSWDGKSNSGVAQPEGAYTLVVKPKDGSGNTYADKSGKPAEVYIGISGIVESVDIADDGIYLRIGGVSVPFETLTNVKLGANGTPTNETPTDDEEQDQAA; encoded by the coding sequence ATGACTGTATCCTCCCTATCAAACATTGGCCTTTCTCAAGCCGACAAGAACGCGACTTCCGGCGCGTCGTCGCAGCAACTTGCAGCCAATCTGGATACGTTTTTGACGCTTCTGACGACGCAGCTGAAAAACCAGGATCCAACCTCTCCTATGGAGACGGACAAATTTACGGATCAGCTAAGCCAGTTTGCACAGGTCGAGCAAGGCATTCAGACCAACCAAAATCTGGAAGATCTGCTTTCAATGCAGGAACAGCAGCGCCAACTGTCCGCTCTATCTTATGTCGGAGCCCGGATTGAAGCTGTTGGTGATACGAGCTGGCTGGAAAAAGACGGCAGCATCGATTTCAAATACAACGTTTCGCCAGCTGACGTTCCGCAAGTGGAGCTTCAGATTGTTAATCAGGATGGAGATACCGTTTATTCCAAAACTGTATCCGACAAATCCGGCCTTCAAGATTTCAGCTGGGATGGGAAAAGCAATAGCGGCGTCGCCCAGCCAGAAGGTGCCTACACCCTTGTGGTCAAACCCAAGGATGGCAGCGGGAACACGTATGCTGATAAATCCGGCAAACCAGCAGAGGTCTATATCGGAATTTCAGGAATCGTCGAAAGTGTCGATATTGCCGATGACGGCATTTACCTGCGTATCGGTGGAGTGTCTGTTCCGTTTGAGACACTGACCAATGTCAAGCTTGGCGCAAATGGAACTCCTACAAACGAAACTCCAACCGATGATGAAGAGCAGGACCAAGCGGCCTGA